Proteins encoded together in one Vicinamibacterales bacterium window:
- a CDS encoding RNase A-like domain-containing protein: protein MRQAFALLVCWLCALTWLGAARDLSRDESMGGHTLARHVGRTDTQLQDRLQRERQISAASTYEDRATAERVVSDALAQSKGRLDSWLARSGNRPNLALHYRGPRDRPIGRSLERGTRAPQPCHDAVVVLRWDERRRDYYVLTSYPEARR, encoded by the coding sequence ATGCGACAAGCCTTTGCCCTGCTCGTCTGCTGGCTCTGTGCCTTGACCTGGCTCGGCGCCGCTCGCGATCTGAGCCGCGACGAATCAATGGGCGGCCACACGCTCGCCCGGCACGTCGGGCGAACCGACACCCAACTGCAGGACCGTCTCCAGCGCGAACGTCAGATTTCGGCGGCGTCCACGTACGAAGACCGGGCCACCGCAGAGCGGGTCGTGTCCGACGCACTGGCGCAGTCGAAGGGCCGCCTGGATTCCTGGCTGGCACGCAGCGGCAATCGCCCGAACCTCGCCCTCCACTACCGCGGTCCGCGCGATCGCCCCATCGGTCGCTCGCTCGAACGCGGAACACGCGCGCCGCAGCCGTGTCACGACGCAGTCGTCGTGCTCCGCTGGGACGAACGTCGTCGCGACTACTACGTGCTCACCTCGTACCCGGAGGCACGCCGATGA
- a CDS encoding contact-dependent growth inhibition system immunity protein, with translation MTSRPTQSGPAPELRAAAYPTLESFFSGYLHEDFVSEHGTPEGALRMWRMDANAKEKSRLGAEAAAFLSVASQLPFETVAGFVRRELGSAWRPSSLKRLEDLFTPSPRRT, from the coding sequence ATGACATCCCGCCCGACACAGAGCGGCCCCGCGCCCGAGCTCCGCGCTGCGGCCTACCCGACGCTCGAGTCGTTCTTCAGCGGATATCTCCACGAGGACTTCGTGTCGGAGCACGGGACGCCGGAGGGCGCGCTGCGGATGTGGCGCATGGACGCGAATGCCAAGGAGAAATCGCGCCTGGGTGCGGAGGCCGCGGCGTTTCTCTCGGTCGCCAGTCAACTGCCGTTCGAGACCGTCGCCGGCTTCGTCCGCCGCGAACTCGGCAGCGCCTGGCGTCCCTCCAGCCTGAAGCGCCTCGAAGATTTGTTCACACCCTCACCGCGCCGGACCTGA